From a single Calothrix sp. NIES-2098 genomic region:
- a CDS encoding response regulator receiver signal transduction histidine kinase, with protein MTIVQQASILVVDDVPTNIKVLFELLEQSGYIVSIAKSGESALEKAQSGLPDLILLDVMMPGIDGFETCRRLKANPRTKDIPVIFMTALTDGANKVKGLQQGAVDYITKPLEHEEVLARIGVHLELRRTRLQLIQEEKMASLGQLVAGIAHEINNPVNFIHGNIHHVTEYTYDLLDLLSLYQQHCCDPAPEICDRLESIDIEFLAEDFPKTINSMKIGVERIKQIVLSLKNFSRLDQAEMKAVDIHEGLESTLLIVQHRLKVNGDFPGIEIIRDYGELPPIECYAGQLNQVFMNILTNAIDALEELSAQQTERQHQIKIRTFMSNSQWANIAIADTGGGISEAVKQRIFDPFFTTKPVGKGTGLGMTISYQIITEKHGGKLECFSTLGKGSEFLIQIPVHQS; from the coding sequence ATGACTATAGTGCAGCAAGCTTCTATTTTAGTGGTTGATGATGTTCCTACGAATATTAAGGTGTTGTTCGAGCTGTTGGAACAGTCAGGTTACATCGTCTCGATAGCTAAGAGTGGAGAAAGCGCTTTAGAAAAAGCCCAATCTGGATTACCTGACCTGATTCTATTGGATGTGATGATGCCGGGAATCGATGGCTTTGAAACCTGCCGTCGCTTAAAAGCGAACCCGCGCACGAAGGATATTCCGGTAATTTTTATGACAGCGCTCACAGATGGAGCGAACAAAGTCAAGGGCTTACAACAAGGTGCTGTAGACTACATCACCAAACCTTTAGAACATGAAGAGGTTCTGGCTCGGATTGGAGTGCATTTAGAACTGCGGAGAACTCGCCTCCAGCTGATTCAGGAAGAGAAAATGGCTTCTCTGGGGCAATTAGTAGCAGGGATTGCTCATGAAATCAATAATCCAGTAAATTTTATTCATGGCAACATTCATCATGTAACTGAATATACTTATGACTTGCTAGATTTGCTGTCGCTATATCAACAACATTGCTGCGATCCTGCCCCTGAAATTTGCGATCGCTTAGAAAGCATTGATATTGAATTCTTGGCTGAGGATTTCCCCAAAACCATCAATTCGATGAAAATTGGGGTTGAGCGCATCAAGCAAATTGTACTTTCCCTGAAGAACTTTTCTCGCCTAGATCAGGCAGAAATGAAAGCAGTTGATATCCATGAAGGGTTGGAGAGTACGCTGTTAATTGTGCAGCATCGTCTCAAAGTCAATGGAGATTTTCCCGGGATTGAAATTATCAGAGATTATGGAGAGTTACCACCGATTGAATGTTATGCCGGACAACTCAATCAAGTGTTTATGAATATTTTAACGAATGCGATCGATGCGCTAGAAGAACTCTCTGCTCAACAAACAGAGCGTCAGCACCAGATTAAGATTCGCACCTTTATGAGCAATTCTCAGTGGGCGAATATTGCGATCGCCGATACAGGCGGAGGAATTTCTGAGGCGGTAAAACAACGCATATTTGACCCCTTTTTTACCACTAAACCTGTGGGCAAAGGAACTGGGTTAGGAATGACAATTAGTTATCAAATCATTACTGAAAAACATGGCGGTAAACTGGAGTGTTTTTCTACACTTGGCAAAGGTAGCGAGTTTTTAATTCAGATTCCGGTGCATCAATCTTGA
- a CDS encoding beta-lactamase has protein sequence MVNNFLLKAVAVFAGLACLVTTNPAWAGILKDEKNLGWASRRDLTSQEFSNAFNEYRQQGYMMIDVDAYPDGNGVRYAMIWQENKDNRGWAEHRDMTSDGYLQKWEEYKAKGFRPLDVEAYQSSGQLRWAGIWVENKEGFAWSSHRGLDSDAYGKLFDEKTKAGFRLADMEVYNTSAGLRYAAIWYQNTDNRAWAQLRGMTREQYQEEVDKRSAQDMQVVDFESYQTSNGQRYAAIWERKQGFGWQTRTDRTEKEFANLWRQYRDEGYRIVDFERYSTPNGTRYGGIWVENDSRFRYNRKGNIDSIIETYRKANNLPGISVAIIRNGQMIYRRGFGFADVNDNKVAHGETIYNAASVSKVIGGTLAAKLENERRLRNGATFNLDLTRPTSTYLTNITNANGSGTVSLPSFHKHTVEQLLSHLSCVAHYPGNTTPGISNQTTHYTTAIAAVQKIWNTGLVTKTANGGSCTIGTTWSYSTPAFTFVAAVLESATGRTIDRLLQDEIFTPYGLSSMRVQYASSSLPSDYDRASPYDDDNKEVSYTDSSWKVLGGGIETDAVDLARFGWKVLNGEILSADARDNRLWRRVNANQPHGLGWSVTNDNNSRRTAEWNGSWTGARSFLRAYRDNGLVIAIMSNRTNHTVDDVATLANKIGNEVLK, from the coding sequence ATGGTTAATAATTTTTTACTAAAAGCGGTTGCAGTGTTTGCTGGGTTAGCGTGTTTAGTCACAACTAACCCTGCTTGGGCTGGTATCCTCAAAGACGAAAAGAATCTGGGCTGGGCGTCCCGGCGCGATCTGACAAGCCAGGAATTCTCAAACGCCTTTAATGAATACCGCCAGCAGGGGTACATGATGATAGATGTCGATGCCTATCCTGACGGTAACGGCGTGCGATATGCAATGATTTGGCAGGAAAATAAGGATAACCGCGGCTGGGCGGAGCATCGCGACATGACATCCGACGGCTATCTGCAAAAGTGGGAAGAGTACAAAGCTAAAGGCTTTCGTCCACTTGATGTCGAGGCTTATCAAAGTAGCGGTCAGTTAAGATGGGCGGGTATCTGGGTCGAGAACAAGGAAGGTTTTGCCTGGTCATCCCATCGCGGGCTTGATAGCGACGCCTACGGGAAACTTTTTGACGAGAAGACCAAAGCAGGTTTCCGTTTGGCGGATATGGAAGTTTACAATACTAGCGCCGGTCTGCGTTATGCAGCTATTTGGTATCAAAATACCGATAATCGCGCATGGGCACAACTGCGCGGTATGACGCGCGAGCAATATCAAGAAGAAGTTGACAAACGCAGCGCCCAGGATATGCAGGTCGTAGATTTCGAGTCTTACCAAACAAGCAATGGTCAACGCTACGCAGCGATTTGGGAGCGCAAGCAGGGGTTTGGTTGGCAAACACGTACAGATCGAACCGAAAAGGAATTTGCCAACCTTTGGCGTCAGTACCGGGACGAAGGTTATCGTATTGTAGATTTCGAGCGCTATTCTACACCGAACGGTACGCGCTATGGCGGCATCTGGGTAGAGAATGACTCGCGCTTCCGGTATAACCGCAAGGGTAATATCGACAGCATCATCGAAACTTACCGTAAAGCGAATAATCTACCTGGCATATCTGTGGCAATTATTCGGAACGGGCAAATGATTTACCGCAGAGGTTTCGGGTTCGCAGATGTTAACGATAATAAGGTTGCGCATGGCGAAACGATTTACAACGCTGCATCTGTTTCTAAAGTAATTGGCGGTACGCTTGCCGCTAAATTAGAAAACGAACGTCGATTGCGTAATGGCGCAACATTTAATCTCGATCTCACCCGTCCAACATCAACCTACCTCACAAACATTACTAACGCCAATGGCAGCGGTACGGTCAGCTTACCGTCCTTTCATAAACATACTGTAGAGCAGTTGCTGTCACATCTAAGTTGCGTAGCCCACTATCCTGGCAATACAACACCCGGAATTTCCAACCAGACAACCCACTATACAACAGCGATCGCAGCGGTTCAGAAAATCTGGAATACTGGTTTAGTTACAAAGACGGCAAATGGCGGCTCCTGTACTATTGGCACAACTTGGTCATATTCAACCCCGGCGTTTACTTTTGTGGCTGCGGTGCTGGAAAGTGCTACAGGTCGCACGATCGATCGGCTGCTCCAAGATGAAATATTCACGCCCTATGGGTTATCGAGTATGCGCGTGCAGTACGCTTCATCAAGTTTGCCATCGGACTATGACCGGGCTAGTCCTTATGACGATGACAATAAAGAGGTGAGCTACACAGACAGCAGCTGGAAAGTCCTCGGCGGCGGTATTGAAACTGACGCTGTCGATTTGGCGCGCTTTGGTTGGAAGGTACTCAATGGAGAAATTCTGAGCGCTGACGCCCGCGATAACCGACTTTGGAGGCGTGTCAATGCCAACCAACCTCACGGATTAGGCTGGTCAGTAACCAACGATAACAATTCGCGGCGCACAGCAGAGTGGAATGGTTCTTGGACTGGAGCGCGGTCTTTCCTGCGAGCCTACCGGGATAACGGTCTTGTCATCGCCATTATGTCCAACCGTACAAACCATACGGTCGATGATGTGGCAACACTTGCAAACAAGATTGGTAACGAGGTGCTGAAATAG
- a CDS encoding TPR repeat protein, with product MVKATQLSLLNAIKFPRRKFKFVRLALYFLLALLCSLNSPIMAAVPGINAASQPIINQIATPTSQLQQGKVLYDAGRFAEAVQVLQQAVKTYQTQGDTLSQAATLSNLSLAYQQLGKWTEAKQVITESLNLLKGQQNSQSLLVFAQSLDIQGRLQLAIGQTEAALATWQQAGEIYTQLKNQNGVVKSLINQAQAWRNQGSYRRAVEILKEVKQKLQSQQDSLEKVVGLRSLGDMLLVIGDWENSRTALKQSLEIAEHLQSNAQMGASLLSLGNNARTQQNISDAIAKYQKAVEVSPSPLTKVQAQLNLLSLLIENGQFTTARTLLPAIQSQLAQLPQSRTAIYAQINFAQSLNKLLSNELQVPSRNSQSTPSIEYSSMSSQGSILKIEYSSTSSQEVAQLLAKAIEQSRSLGDQQTEAYALLSLGHLYEETQQWSEAQKLTQQALVLAQTSNAPEIIYRVDWQLGRILWAQKDLKGAIAAYDAAVETLESLRRDLVAINQDVQFNFRDSVEPVYRQSVELLLQSQAGKPDNQTLDKARQRIEALQLAELDNFFREACLLGQSVPLDKVVDQDNPNAAILYPIILPDQLQVIAKIPQQPLQLYSTKISQAEINKILGELRKNLVNPAATNAVKTQSQQVYNWLIKPIESELQAKKVNTLVFVLDGALRNLPMASLYDGKQYLIEKYAIALSVRLQLLDPKPLAKQQIRALTAGLTQPPPNFPDFPPLPAIKSEVDLITKAGISTTSLLDRQFTQKALEKEVNSVPFNVVHLATHGQFSSRAENTFILAADGPINVTQFDSLLRSRDESKPQAVELLVLSACQTAAGDNRAALGLAGAAVRAGARSTLASLWQIDDESTALFVGAFYKELKEGNVTKAEALRHAQLKLLQHPNYNSPSFWSAYVLIGNWL from the coding sequence ATGGTGAAAGCAACTCAATTGTCTTTGCTAAATGCAATCAAGTTTCCCAGGCGGAAGTTTAAATTTGTACGTCTGGCTTTGTACTTTCTCTTGGCTTTGCTGTGCAGCCTCAATTCCCCAATAATGGCGGCGGTTCCTGGAATCAACGCTGCTTCGCAACCGATAATTAACCAAATTGCTACACCAACTTCTCAACTACAACAGGGGAAAGTACTTTACGATGCAGGTAGGTTTGCTGAGGCTGTGCAAGTTTTGCAGCAAGCAGTGAAAACATACCAAACTCAAGGCGATACTCTCAGCCAAGCAGCAACTTTAAGCAATCTTTCTCTGGCTTACCAACAACTCGGTAAATGGACAGAAGCCAAGCAGGTAATTACAGAAAGCTTGAATTTGCTGAAAGGACAACAAAATAGCCAAAGTCTTTTAGTATTTGCTCAATCCTTGGATATTCAAGGACGCCTACAATTAGCCATCGGACAAACTGAGGCGGCTTTAGCCACGTGGCAACAAGCAGGAGAAATTTATACTCAACTCAAAAATCAAAACGGCGTAGTTAAGTCGCTAATCAACCAAGCGCAGGCTTGGCGGAATCAAGGCTCTTATCGTCGTGCAGTAGAAATACTGAAAGAGGTAAAACAGAAGCTACAATCGCAGCAAGACTCGCTAGAAAAAGTAGTGGGATTGCGATCGCTCGGCGATATGCTTTTGGTAATCGGCGATTGGGAAAATTCGCGCACGGCTTTAAAGCAAAGTCTGGAAATTGCCGAGCATTTGCAGTCGAACGCCCAGATGGGAGCCAGTCTTTTGAGTTTGGGAAACAATGCGCGCACACAGCAAAATATATCAGATGCGATCGCTAAATATCAAAAAGCTGTGGAAGTTTCTCCCTCACCGCTAACGAAAGTCCAAGCACAGCTAAATCTCCTCAGTCTACTAATCGAAAACGGTCAATTCACAACGGCTAGAACCTTATTACCAGCAATTCAATCCCAACTTGCACAACTCCCGCAAAGTCGTACTGCTATCTACGCTCAAATTAACTTTGCTCAAAGCCTCAACAAATTGCTGAGTAATGAGTTGCAAGTACCGAGTAGAAATTCTCAATCAACACCTAGTATTGAATACTCATCAATGAGTTCTCAAGGCTCAATACTCAAGATTGAATACTCATCAACTAGTTCTCAAGAGGTAGCACAGCTACTCGCCAAAGCCATTGAACAATCCCGCAGTTTGGGCGACCAGCAAACAGAAGCTTATGCACTCTTGAGTTTGGGTCACTTGTATGAGGAGACACAACAATGGTCAGAAGCGCAAAAGCTGACTCAGCAAGCGTTAGTCTTGGCTCAGACAAGCAATGCACCAGAAATTATCTATCGCGTCGATTGGCAATTGGGTAGAATACTCTGGGCGCAAAAAGACCTTAAAGGAGCAATCGCAGCTTATGATGCGGCGGTAGAGACACTCGAATCACTCCGGCGTGACTTGGTAGCAATTAATCAAGACGTGCAATTCAACTTTCGCGACAGTGTAGAACCAGTCTATCGACAATCAGTAGAGTTATTGCTGCAATCCCAAGCAGGAAAACCCGATAATCAAACATTAGATAAAGCCCGCCAAAGAATTGAGGCTTTACAACTTGCAGAATTAGATAACTTCTTTCGCGAAGCTTGTCTTTTAGGTCAGAGCGTACCTTTAGATAAAGTAGTAGACCAAGACAATCCTAACGCTGCCATTTTATATCCGATTATTCTCCCCGACCAACTTCAGGTAATTGCCAAAATTCCCCAACAACCGCTACAGCTATACAGCACCAAAATTTCCCAAGCAGAAATCAACAAAATATTAGGAGAACTCCGAAAAAATCTGGTTAATCCAGCTGCTACCAACGCCGTTAAAACGCAATCGCAACAAGTTTATAACTGGCTGATTAAACCCATTGAATCAGAATTGCAAGCCAAGAAAGTAAATACCTTAGTGTTTGTACTGGATGGAGCTTTGCGTAACTTGCCAATGGCTTCTCTTTATGACGGCAAGCAATATTTAATAGAGAAATATGCGATCGCTCTCAGTGTCAGACTCCAACTTCTAGACCCAAAACCCTTAGCAAAACAGCAAATTAGAGCGCTAACTGCTGGGCTAACTCAACCACCGCCAAATTTCCCCGATTTTCCACCACTACCTGCCATCAAATCAGAAGTCGATTTAATTACTAAAGCCGGAATCTCTACAACCAGTCTCTTAGATCGACAATTCACGCAAAAAGCACTAGAAAAAGAAGTTAATTCTGTTCCCTTTAACGTCGTGCATCTTGCTACTCACGGTCAGTTTAGTTCCCGTGCCGAGAACACATTTATCTTAGCTGCTGACGGCCCAATTAATGTGACGCAATTCGATAGTCTGCTTCGCAGCCGAGATGAAAGCAAACCGCAAGCCGTCGAATTATTAGTTTTAAGTGCTTGTCAAACAGCAGCCGGAGATAACCGCGCCGCCCTTGGCTTGGCTGGAGCCGCAGTCCGAGCCGGCGCGCGTAGTACCTTAGCATCGCTGTGGCAAATAGATGATGAATCAACAGCTTTGTTTGTCGGTGCTTTCTATAAAGAACTCAAAGAAGGTAACGTTACCAAAGCCGAAGCTCTCCGCCACGCCCAGCTAAAATTGTTGCAACATCCCAACTACAACTCACCTAGCTTTTGGTCGGCTTATGTATTAATTGGGAATTGGCTATAA
- a CDS encoding hypothetical protein (similar to adenylate cyclase) encodes MSKLVILKFADGSFEQGFGVTLQIGEECDRPATEITGKLPPCPEIPLYYSHWQSSYRRLGNGYRLDAEKIQITNVSMTQDCLNTSHILRARFNTWLRAEEFRPLREKWLERLMPSDEVRVILQAENSQLQRLPWHLWDLLERYPKAEIALSSPSYERVHKPRTPNKLVNILAIVGNSQGIDTKADRNLLQRCKNAEVCFLVEPERKELTDHLWEKNWDILFFAGHSSSQGKDGSGRIYINKTDSLSISELKYALKKAIERGLQLAIFNSCDGLGLAQELADLQIPQMIIMREPVPDLVAQEFLKYFLGSFAGGESLYQSVRQARERLQGLEDRFPCATWLPVICQNPAQPPSTWEGLTRARKVVSSNSALFNKRGFQVAVFSSLMMTALVCGVRFLGLLQSAELQAFDQMMRSRPAEGLDPRLLVVTIDDADLAVQRHNGEELKGTSLSDKSLMQLLLKLQQYQPRAIGLDIYRDFPAEEKDLIPLLQHTDNLIGVCKGSDTTEKTKGIASPPEIPQARLGFSDFIHDPDGVVRRHLLFMNQEAASLCTTPYALSAQLAFRYLLPLGIQPKFTDQRNLQLGKTVIPRLSSHASGYQSIDANGGQLLLNYRSTKKIAEQVTLTQLLSGPINPNAIKDRIVLIGVAAKGDFPDYWATPYGNHLDSQMPGVILQAHMVSQILSAVLDGRPLLRVWSLGLELLWIWIWAGIGGILAWRFSSISRLILAVSLAAGVLYLFCFGLLLWGVWVPFVPSALSFVGTIGGILVQNSKFKILNSKLIRENI; translated from the coding sequence ATGAGTAAGTTAGTAATTCTGAAATTTGCAGATGGTAGTTTTGAGCAAGGGTTTGGTGTAACCCTGCAAATTGGTGAAGAATGCGATCGCCCCGCTACAGAAATCACGGGAAAGCTGCCTCCATGTCCGGAAATACCTTTATACTACAGTCACTGGCAATCTAGTTATCGACGTTTAGGCAATGGTTATCGCCTAGATGCAGAGAAGATACAGATAACTAATGTGTCCATGACACAAGACTGCCTCAATACATCTCATATTTTACGAGCACGCTTTAATACCTGGTTGCGCGCAGAAGAATTTCGGCCGCTGCGGGAGAAATGGCTAGAAAGATTAATGCCTTCAGACGAAGTGCGAGTTATTTTGCAAGCAGAAAATAGCCAATTGCAGCGATTACCTTGGCATCTGTGGGACTTATTAGAGCGCTATCCCAAGGCAGAAATTGCCTTATCATCACCCAGCTATGAGCGCGTTCATAAGCCACGCACCCCTAACAAATTGGTGAATATTTTGGCAATTGTCGGTAATAGCCAAGGAATTGACACCAAAGCTGACCGAAATTTACTGCAACGTTGTAAAAACGCAGAAGTTTGTTTTTTAGTAGAACCAGAACGCAAAGAATTAACTGACCATCTTTGGGAAAAAAACTGGGATATTCTCTTCTTCGCTGGACATAGTTCCAGTCAAGGAAAAGATGGTAGCGGGCGGATTTATATCAATAAAACCGATAGTTTAAGTATTAGCGAATTAAAATACGCTTTAAAAAAAGCGATTGAACGCGGCTTACAATTAGCAATTTTCAACTCTTGCGATGGATTGGGACTGGCACAAGAACTCGCTGATTTGCAAATACCCCAAATGATTATTATGCGAGAACCTGTCCCCGATCTGGTAGCGCAGGAGTTTTTAAAGTACTTTCTCGGTAGCTTTGCAGGTGGCGAATCTTTATACCAGTCGGTGCGACAAGCACGGGAACGCTTGCAAGGATTAGAGGATCGATTTCCCTGTGCAACTTGGCTACCTGTGATTTGCCAAAATCCCGCACAGCCGCCATCTACTTGGGAAGGACTAACACGCGCTAGAAAAGTAGTCAGTTCAAATTCAGCGCTGTTTAACAAACGCGGCTTTCAAGTAGCTGTATTCTCCAGTCTGATGATGACTGCCTTAGTTTGTGGCGTCAGGTTTTTAGGACTGTTGCAAAGTGCAGAACTGCAAGCCTTTGACCAAATGATGCGATCGCGTCCGGCTGAAGGGCTAGATCCTCGGTTGCTCGTGGTGACAATAGATGATGCAGACTTAGCAGTACAACGCCACAACGGTGAGGAATTAAAAGGAACTTCCCTTTCCGATAAATCTCTGATGCAACTGCTGCTCAAACTGCAACAGTATCAACCCCGTGCAATTGGTTTGGATATCTATCGTGATTTTCCTGCCGAAGAAAAAGATTTAATTCCCCTACTTCAGCATACCGATAACTTGATAGGAGTTTGTAAGGGAAGCGATACCACAGAAAAGACCAAAGGTATTGCATCACCCCCAGAAATTCCGCAAGCACGCTTAGGATTTAGCGACTTCATTCACGATCCCGATGGTGTTGTGCGCCGCCATCTATTGTTCATGAATCAAGAAGCGGCATCATTATGTACTACCCCTTATGCTCTTAGCGCCCAACTAGCATTCCGCTATCTCTTACCCTTAGGCATTCAACCAAAGTTTACAGATCAAAGAAATTTGCAACTCGGCAAGACTGTCATACCACGGCTGTCATCTCATGCTAGTGGCTATCAAAGTATTGATGCTAATGGCGGTCAACTTTTACTTAACTACCGTTCTACTAAAAAGATTGCCGAACAAGTAACACTCACACAATTATTATCTGGCCCTATCAACCCCAACGCCATCAAAGACCGGATTGTATTGATTGGTGTCGCTGCCAAAGGCGATTTCCCAGACTACTGGGCTACACCCTACGGAAATCACTTAGATTCTCAAATGCCAGGAGTGATATTACAAGCGCATATGGTTAGCCAAATCCTCAGTGCTGTGCTAGATGGGCGTCCTTTGTTAAGGGTTTGGTCGCTGGGGCTGGAATTGCTCTGGATTTGGATTTGGGCTGGCATTGGCGGAATCTTGGCTTGGCGTTTTTCTTCTATTTCCCGGTTGATATTAGCAGTTAGTCTCGCTGCTGGCGTGTTGTATTTATTTTGTTTTGGCCTGCTACTTTGGGGTGTTTGGGTTCCGTTTGTCCCGTCAGCTTTGTCATTTGTCGGGACAATTGGGGGAATTTTAGTCCAAAATTCAAAATTTAAAATTCTCAATTCTAAATTAATCCGAGAAAATATTTAA
- a CDS encoding hexapeptide repeat-containing transferase translates to MTNNQPFVDLRKYDQSWFDRGRPSWYILLWWFVQAIAFPLTPQPLNSLRCILLRLFGARIGKGVLIRPTARFTYPWKVTIGDYSWIGDDVVLYSLDEIHIGEHCVISHKSYICTGSHDMRDPAFGLKTAGITIGNGAWVAADCFVGPGVEIGANAVIGARSSVFSSMPSGQVCLGSPCRPQYPRLGK, encoded by the coding sequence ATGACAAATAACCAACCTTTTGTAGATTTACGCAAGTATGACCAATCCTGGTTCGATCGGGGGCGTCCCAGTTGGTATATTTTGCTGTGGTGGTTTGTACAGGCGATCGCTTTTCCTCTGACTCCCCAACCGTTAAATAGCCTTCGTTGTATATTGCTGCGGCTATTTGGTGCGCGAATTGGCAAAGGCGTATTGATTCGACCTACTGCCCGCTTCACCTACCCTTGGAAAGTTACTATTGGTGACTATAGTTGGATTGGTGATGACGTAGTTTTATATAGTTTAGATGAGATTCACATCGGGGAACATTGCGTAATTTCCCATAAATCTTATATCTGTACTGGTAGCCATGATATGCGTGACCCAGCTTTTGGGTTGAAAACAGCGGGTATCACCATCGGTAATGGGGCTTGGGTGGCGGCGGATTGTTTTGTTGGGCCAGGGGTGGAAATTGGCGCGAATGCTGTAATTGGCGCTCGTAGTAGCGTTTTTAGTTCCATGCCCTCTGGACAAGTTTGCTTAGGTAGTCCCTGTCGCCCTCAGTATCCTAGATTAGGGAAATAG
- a CDS encoding putative glycosyl transferase, which produces MSSKIPVSVLIPAKNEEANLPACLTSLQIADEVFVVDSQSTDNSIAIAESFGANIVQFKFNGSWPKKKNWSLDNLPFRNEWVLIVDCDERITPELWAEIAEVIKNDEYAGYYLNRRVFFLGKWIRHGGKYPDWNLRLFKHKQGRYENLNTEDIPNTGDNEVHEHVILQGKVGYLKNDMLHEDFRDLYHWLARHNRYSNWEARVYYNLLTNKDDGGTIGANLFGDAVQRKRFLKKVWVRLPFKPLLRFILFYIIQRGFLDGKAGYIYGRLLSQYEYQIGVKLYELRDCGGTLNTEKSQSLPSSLPQEIGQTAT; this is translated from the coding sequence ATGTCATCTAAAATACCAGTTTCTGTACTTATTCCCGCAAAAAACGAAGAAGCAAATTTACCTGCCTGCCTGACTAGCTTGCAAATAGCTGATGAAGTATTTGTAGTTGATTCTCAAAGTACCGATAATAGTATTGCGATCGCGGAAAGTTTCGGTGCCAATATTGTCCAATTTAAATTTAATGGTAGCTGGCCAAAAAAGAAAAATTGGTCTTTAGATAACTTGCCTTTTCGTAATGAATGGGTGCTAATTGTTGATTGCGATGAAAGGATTACGCCCGAACTATGGGCAGAAATTGCTGAAGTAATTAAAAATGATGAATATGCAGGTTATTATCTCAACCGCCGTGTATTTTTCTTAGGAAAATGGATTCGCCACGGTGGTAAATATCCCGATTGGAATCTGCGATTATTTAAGCATAAACAAGGTCGCTACGAGAACTTAAATACAGAAGATATTCCTAACACGGGAGATAATGAAGTTCACGAACACGTTATCTTGCAGGGTAAAGTCGGTTATCTCAAAAACGATATGTTACATGAAGATTTCCGCGACCTTTATCATTGGTTAGCAAGACATAACCGTTATTCTAATTGGGAGGCCCGTGTTTATTACAATCTGCTTACCAATAAAGATGATGGTGGAACCATTGGTGCAAATCTATTTGGTGATGCCGTACAACGCAAGCGCTTTTTAAAGAAAGTATGGGTACGTTTGCCATTTAAACCTTTGTTACGGTTTATTTTGTTCTACATTATTCAGCGCGGTTTTTTAGATGGCAAAGCTGGATATATTTATGGACGCTTATTAAGTCAATATGAATATCAAATTGGGGTCAAACTCTACGAATTACGCGATTGTGGCGGTACGTTAAATACTGAAAAATCTCAGTCTTTACCATCATCTTTACCACAAGAAATTGGGCAAACTGCAACTTAG
- a CDS encoding glycosyl transferase family protein, translating into MPYTQISAIICTHNRDTYLGAAIDSLLAQDFAANFEVVVVDNGSSDRTSEVVAQRASNPRLKYVFEPIIGLSVARNTGAKVASGEILAYLDDDAVASNGWLQVFDDAYKNNSKLAIAGGKVTLLWTPGVQQPRWLSPGLAANLGAYDLGDRPIYIEQPGLTPRGLNYSIRRSFLEEIGGFDPHLGRVGKNLLSNEELQMTEFALQKGWQVAYLPQALVAHNVAPERLKRSWFLNRGWWQGISECYREQLAGKAGVGQLRRGGERFVRGLYKALQYFSDPAERFDKLVYAYGQIGYLNAAIQGLLSTSDKK; encoded by the coding sequence ATGCCCTATACCCAAATCTCTGCCATTATCTGCACTCACAATCGAGATACCTATTTAGGTGCAGCGATTGATAGTCTTTTGGCACAGGATTTTGCGGCTAACTTTGAAGTTGTGGTAGTAGACAACGGATCGAGCGATCGCACTAGTGAAGTTGTTGCACAAAGAGCCAGCAATCCACGCCTTAAATACGTCTTTGAACCCATTATTGGCTTATCTGTAGCACGGAACACTGGTGCAAAAGTCGCTAGTGGTGAGATTCTCGCCTATCTAGATGATGATGCAGTCGCTAGCAACGGCTGGTTGCAAGTATTTGACGATGCTTATAAAAATAACTCTAAGTTAGCGATCGCTGGTGGTAAGGTCACACTTTTATGGACTCCAGGCGTTCAACAACCGCGGTGGCTATCCCCTGGATTAGCTGCCAATTTGGGTGCATACGATTTGGGTGACAGGCCAATTTATATCGAGCAGCCAGGTTTAACCCCTAGAGGCTTAAATTACTCTATACGCCGTTCCTTCTTGGAAGAGATTGGCGGTTTCGATCCCCATCTCGGTCGAGTCGGCAAAAATTTACTCTCTAATGAAGAATTGCAAATGACCGAATTTGCTCTGCAAAAGGGATGGCAAGTCGCTTATCTTCCCCAAGCGCTAGTAGCTCATAATGTTGCCCCAGAACGGCTGAAACGTTCCTGGTTTTTAAACCGAGGCTGGTGGCAAGGTATTAGTGAATGTTATCGCGAACAACTTGCGGGTAAAGCTGGTGTCGGCCAGTTGCGACGAGGCGGCGAACGATTTGTACGGGGCTTGTATAAAGCATTGCAATATTTTTCTGACCCAGCAGAACGCTTTGACAAACTTGTTTATGCTTACGGTCAGATTGGTTATTTAAATGCAGCGATTCAAGGACTCTTATCTACATCAGATAAAAAATAA